TATTAGATTCAAAGATTATGGATCATGGATTGTTTGACGAACCTCTTGAGTAGTCATATAAAGAGGGATAACGTTTGAGAGCATATGGCGATTTCTTCAGCTCCTCCTGTTTTGATCCCATGATGTTTAAAAGCTCCGCTGAATGATCTTGCTTTCATGTATTTTCTGCAGAGTTTATCCAGTCTCCGACTTCGTTTGCCTTGCCAGTCCGTGAAACTCTTGATTGCATAAGGATCTGGTAGTGCTCTCACTGTGGCTTTCGACCGAAACCATGGCGATGCAGCCAGCAAAGAAGAAACGCCTGGCCAGCTTGCCGCAAGATCTCATCGAGCTGATACTTGTGAGGCTTCCAGTGAGCGATCTGCTGAGGTGCTGTGGTGTCTGCAAGCAGTGGGATGGCATCATCCGGGATCCGCAGTTCACCATGGCACACCTCAGGCGTGCGCGGCCTCGCCCCCTTTTATTTTTCCAACGAGGCCGGGCTTCAGGCAAGTCCTTCCCTAGCGAAGCAGTCCTCTTTGATGAGGCCTGGTCGCCATCGACACGGGATGTGCCCGTGATTGATCCTGATGATTTCTTGTGCGCTTCGTGCAATGGCCTTGTTTGCTTGTACTCGAGTAACTcaaccatcaagatagccaacctcGCTACCGGTGAAAGTATGCACCTAGCCAAACCCGTCAAGTACGCGACGGAAGATCAATCTTCGTTCTACAGCTTTGGTTTCAGCCCAGCTACAAATGAATACAAGATCGTGCACTTTCTTCCGGGCCAGAAGCTCCATCCTGATGGTGGTTCCTTCAGTGTCATTCAAGTTTACACGCTAGGCGATGACAAGTGGAGGGACGTCAGAACTCTAGAAGTTGTAAGCCTGTACTGTGTGAAACAAAGTGGAGTTGTCAATGTTGACGGAGCAATGTACTGGCTAACCCATGACAAAGAAAGCAACTGGCGACGGGCCGTTATATCCTTTGATCTCAGAGATGAATGTCTAGAAATAATACGGTTGCCCAAAGTTGATTTTGCGGATCCTGCATTTGCTAATCCGTTCTGTTACTGGATCACGGAGATAGATTCCAAGGTGTCTGTGGCTGCTGTTCAAGCCAGAAGAGATTCCGTGCTCGCAAGGAAGCTGCATATCTGGACACTTGACAACAAGGTAGAGAAAAGCTGGACCCAGAAGTATAGTATTGAGTTGCCAGCACTTAGCGTTCTTGGACCGCATTTCATCTACGAGGATAAGATTATCATGCATAGTCGTAATGGTGGCATATATTGCCATGAATTGACAAGCCAGCGATTTACGATTGACGAAACCAAGTTGGTGAAGCTGTTAGATTCCAGCCCCCGCAGCTACGAGAATACGCAATCCTATATGTGTGTGAAGTCACTTGTTCGGTTGGATGCATACAAGAAGGCCGGTATGGTGCGCACGCGAAAGCGAAAAGAGGGTTGGAAATTGAAGAAGTGGGAGGCGTGGGAACATGACCGTTCTAAGATACAGGAGCTGTGGAGATCAGGCCATCGGATTCAGCAAAGGATGCATGTATGATA
Above is a window of Triticum dicoccoides isolate Atlit2015 ecotype Zavitan chromosome 5B, WEW_v2.0, whole genome shotgun sequence DNA encoding:
- the LOC119305715 gene encoding putative F-box protein At3g17500, with the protein product MAMQPAKKKRLASLPQDLIELILVRLPVSDLLRCCGVCKQWDGIIRDPQFTMAHLRRARPRPLLFFQRGRASGKSFPSEAVLFDEAWSPSTRDVPVIDPDDFLCASCNGLVCLYSSNSTIKIANLATGESMHLAKPVKYATEDQSSFYSFGFSPATNEYKIVHFLPGQKLHPDGGSFSVIQVYTLGDDKWRDVRTLEVVSLYCVKQSGVVNVDGAMYWLTHDKESNWRRAVISFDLRDECLEIIRLPKVDFADPAFANPFCYWITEIDSKVSVAAVQARRDSVLARKLHIWTLDNKVEKSWTQKYSIELPALSVLGPHFIYEDKIIMHSRNGGIYCHELTSQRFTIDETKLVKLLDSSPRSYENTQSYMCVKSLVRLDAYKKAGMVRTRKRKEGWKLKKWEAWEHDRSKIQELWRSGHRIQQRMHEMAHVIGAAISLNLPAPPDQQDSPHRRLNWVEQRRVTDMLESHVDSLDAPWKVLVQAADAFSSESKKMIPAADQAKQRNEEESEAGPSRPKRKKKPSSRFDSSTWTT